The following proteins are encoded in a genomic region of Pyrus communis chromosome 11, drPyrComm1.1, whole genome shotgun sequence:
- the LOC137708923 gene encoding uncharacterized mitochondrial protein AtMg00810-like encodes MDSPPGCKMGPNSGNMMCKLRKSLYGLKQSPRVWFRKFSKSMKEFGYKQSNSDHTLFLKHKKGKVTALIVYVDDMVVTGNDPEEKAALQHHLASKFEMKDLGALKYFLGIEVARSEQGIFLSQLKYILDILTDTGMLTSKPADTPMELNHQLSEYPDQVPTNKERYQRLVGKLIYLGHTRPDIAYAVSVVSQFMHAPSEAHMDAVNRILRYLKSSPGRGLMFARHGHLDVEGHTDVDWAGSVTDRRSTSGYFTFVGGNLVSWRSKKQEVVSRSNAEAEYRGMAHRVCELLWIRNLLGELGFKPKHAMQLNCDNKAAIDIAHNPVQHDRTKHVEVDRHFIKEKL; translated from the coding sequence atgGATTCTCCTCCAGGATGCAAGATGGGGCCCAATTCTGGCAACATGATGTGTAAACTGAGAAAGTCTCTttatggattgaagcaatcaCCCAGAGTATGGTTTCGAAAGTTCAGCAAATCAATGAAGGAGTTTGGATACAAGCAAAGTAACTCAGATCATACTCTTTTCTTGAAACATAAGAAAGGTAAAGTCACTGCCCTTattgtatatgttgatgacatggtAGTTACCGGGAATGACCCAGAGGAAAAGGCAGCATTGCAGCACCACTTGGCAAGTaagtttgaaatgaaagatcttggtgcTCTAAAGTATTTCTTAGGCATCGAAGTGGCTCGTTCAGAACAAGGAATATTTCTTTCACAATTGAAATATATCCTTGACATTTTGACTGACACTGGAATGTTAACCAGCAAACCAGCAGATACACCAATGGAGTTGAATCATCAGCTTAGTGAATATCCTGATCAGGTACCCACCAACAAAGAAAGATATCAACGCCTCGTGGGTAAGTTAATCTATCTAGGACACACTAGACCTGATATAGCATATGCCGTAAGTGTGGTGAGTCAGTTCATGCATGCACCAAGTGAAGCCCACATGGATGCGGTAAACCGAATTCTGAGATACTTGAAGTCATCTCCTGGAAGAGGATTGATGTTTGCACGACATGGTCATCTAGATGTTGAGGGTCACACTGATGTAGACTGGGCGGGCTCTGTTACTGACAGGCGATCTACATCTGGATACTTTACCTTTGTGGGAGGCAATCTAGTATCTTGGCGAAGTAAAAAACAGGAAGTAGTGTCAAGATCAAATGCTGAAGCAGAATATCGAGGTATGGCACACAGAGTATGTGAGCTACTTTGGATAAGGAATTTGTTGGGGGAATTGGGGTTCAAACCCAAACATGCCATGCAACTAAATTGTGACAACAAAGCCGCAATAGACATTGCACATAATCCAGTGCAACATGATAGAACCAAACATGTTGAAGTTGACAGACATTTCATCAAGGAGAAGCTCTAG
- the LOC137709365 gene encoding nudix hydrolase 3-like, with protein MAVTEGDVHTQEEYFDVLTKTGQKTGISKPRGDVHRDGDYHRAVHVWIFAESTQELLIQKRSDCKDSWAGRWDISSAGHISAGDSSLITARRELQEELGIVLPRDAFEMLFVYLEECVTNDGKFINNEFDDVYLVTTVNPIPLEAFTLQETEVSAVKYISYEDYRNLLAKEDPDCVPYDVNGQYGQFFDIIARRYKENTIGRSLELQKQLQRYAPVSLSAELTGLTEADREALVLLIKAAAIIDQIFYLQVWCCNPVLRDWLKKHADASQLDKLKWMYYVIDKSPWSSLDENEAFLTTADSAIKLLPEATKRVTGWKGLEYKAAFPMLKPPGANFYPPDMDKVEFELWKKSLTEDQKQAATSFFTVIKRQSELSLDSSLYGSTDESTSHSVTSTHDLYSVPFSQEYNAFLTQAAEFLHKAGELASSPSLKRFFHSKADAFLSNDYYDSDIAWMELDSKLDVTIGPYETYEDALFGYKATFEAFIGVRDDKATAQVKLFGDNLQVLEQNLPLDSVYKSKDVISAPIRVIDLIYNAGDVKGPQTAAFNLPNDEHIVKDRGTSMVMLKNISEAKFKHILLPIADVCMTKEQQELVDFESFFTHTICHECCHGIGPHSITLPDGRKSTVRLELQELHSALEEAKADIVGLWALKFLIHKDMLPKSLLKSMYVSFLAGCFRSVRFGLEEAHGKGQALQFNWLYEEGAFILNPDETFSVDFTKVEGAVENLSRAILTIQAKGDKEAANVLLQKYGVMTNPIKVALQKLEKIQVPVDIVPTFPVIDKILEQRQ; from the exons ATGGCGGTAACAGAAGGTGATGTTCATACACAAGAAGAGTACTTTGACGTCCTCACCAAAACGGGCCAGAAGACCGGCATTTCCAAGCCCAG GGGAGATGTTCATCGAGACGGGGATTACCATCGAgctgttcatgtgtggattttTGCTGAGAGTACACAAGAGCTGCTTATCCAAAAGCGTTCCGACTGCAAGGATTCGTGGGCGGGACGGTGGGATATCTCAAGTGCTGGACACATATCCGCGGGTGATTCGTCACTTATAACAGCTCG GAGGGAGCTTCAGGAAGAGCTGGGCATAGTACTTCCAAGGGATGCATTTGAAATGCTATTCGTTTATCTTGAAGAGTG TGTGACAAATGATGGAAAATTCATTAACAATGAATTCGATGATGTATATTTAGTAACAACTGTGAATCCAATCCCTCTCGAAGCATTTACTCTTCAG GAAACAGAAGTCTCTGCTGTTAAATATATTTCTTATGAGGACTATAGAAACTTACTTGCTAAAGAAGACCCTGATTGCGTCCCCTATGACGTAAATGGGCAATATGGTCAGTTTTTTGACATAATTGCACGGAG gTACAAGGAGAACACTATAGGTCGAAGTTTAGAACTACAAAAGCAGCTCCAACGTTATGCTCCTGTTTCCCTCAGTGCCGAG TTAACAGGTCTTACAGAGGCAGACAGGGAGGCCCTGGTGTTACTAATTAAGGCTGCAGCAATTATAGATCAAATCTTTTACCTTCAG GTTTGGTGCTGTAATCCGGTTCTAAGGGATTGGTTGAAGAAGCATGCGGATGCATCACAGTTAGACAAGTTGAAATGGATGTACTATGTTATTGATAAGAGTCCATG GTCGTCCCTTGATGAAAATGAGGCATTTTTGACAACTGCAGATTCGGCTATAAAGTTGCTTCCTGAAGCAACAAAAAGGGTTACTGGGTGGAAGGGACTTGAATACAAAGCTGCGTTTCCTATGCTGAAGCCTCCTGGTGCAAACTTCTATCCGCCAGACATGGACAAAGTG GAATTTGAATTGTGGAAGAAAAGTCTAACAGAGGACCAAAAACAAGCTGCAACAAGCTTTTTCACAGTTATTAAAAGACAAAGCGAATTAAGTCTGGATTCATCCTTGTATGGCAGTACAGATGAAAGCACAAGTCATTCAGTGACATCCACTCATGATCTATATAGTGTGCCTTTCTCCCAAGAGTATAATGCTTTCCTCACACAAGCAGCTGAGTTCTTGCATAAAGCTGGTGAATTGGCCAGTTCCCCTAG TTTGAAGAGATTTTTTCATAGCAAGGCCGATGCTTTCCTTTCAAatgactactatgactcagataTAGCCTGGATGGAGTTG GACTCTAAGCTGGATGttactattggtccatatgaaaCATATGAAGATGCTCTTTTTGGATACAAG GCTACTTTTGAAGCATTTATTGGAGTTCGGGATGACAAGGCAACTGCTCAAGTAAAGCTTTTCGGTGACAATTTGCAG GTTTTGGAACAAAATCTGCCACTGGACAGTGTCTACAAGTCCAAAGATGTGATATCTGCTCCTATTCGAGTCATCGATCTTATTTACAATGCCGGA GATGTCAAGGGTCCTCAAACTGCTGCTTTTAATCTACCAAATGATGAGCATATTGTAAAAGATCGAGGAACATCAATGGTCATGCTTAAGAATATCTCAGAGGCCAA GTTCAAGCACATTCTTCTACCTATAGCCGATGTTTGTATGACAAAGGAACAACAGGAACTTGTAGATTTTGAATCTTTCTTCACTCACACAATTTGCCATGAGTGCTGCCATGGGATTGGACCTCATAGCATAACACTTCCAGATGGTAGAAAGTCAACAGTGAGATTG GAACTGCAAGAACTCCACTCAGCTCTGGAAGAAGCAAAAGCTGATATAGTTGGCCTTTGGGCGTTGAAGTTCCTAATCCACAAG GACATGCTCCCAAAGAGTTTATTGAAGTCTATGTATGTTTCTTTTCTTGCTGGATGCTTCCGTTCCGTACGGTTTGGTCTTGAAGAAGCTCATGG AAAAGGACAAGCGTTGCAATTTAACTGGTTGTATGAGGAAGGAGCCTTTATTTTGAATCCTGATGAAACATTTTCTGTTGACTTTACCAAG GTTGAAGGTGCAGTTGAGAACCTGAGTAGGGCGATACTCACCATACAAGCAAAAGGTGACAAGGAGGCTGCAAATGTACTGCTTCAGAAATACGGTGTAATGACGAACCCAATAAAAGTTGCTCTGCAGAAATTAGAGAAAATTCAG GTCCCCGTGGATATAGTTCCCACATTCCCGGTAATTGATAAAATATTGGAGCAAAGACAATAA